DNA from Pirellulales bacterium:
ACTCCGCCGCGCGCAAGCTGCCGTTCATCGACCATATCAAACAGCCGATACTTGAAGCTTGTCGAACCCAGATTGGCCACGAGGATTTTCATCGTCGATCAGCGCAATGGTGGCACGGCTCCCCGATGTTCAAGCGAGGGAGTAGCGGAGCAAATCATCGATCAACTCAAATACGCAGCCGCCAATCCTTCTGCCGGGCGCGGAATCACATGGCTGCTTACCAACTCGCCAACCTGCTGTGCTGCCGCTGCGCCGGCTTCGACCGCCGCCCGCACGCTGCCGACATCGCCAGAAACGACCGTGGTTACCATTCCACCACCGATCGAGATTCGCTTGACGATTTCCACATTGGCCGCCTTGGCCATTGCATCGGTCGCTTCGACGAGCGACACCAACC
Protein-coding regions in this window:
- a CDS encoding BMC domain-containing protein, with protein sequence MQAAIGLVETKGLVSLVEATDAMAKAANVEIVKRISIGGGMVTTVVSGDVGSVRAAVEAGAAAAQQVGELVSSHVIPRPAEGLAAAYLS